The Micrococcales bacterium DNA window GGCAAACGCATAGTGAAAGACTGAGCCAAGCGAACCAGGGCGTCGTAAATGGCGCTGTCGCCGTGCGGGTGGAGGCGTCCCATGACATCGCCCACCACCCGGGCGGATTTGACATGCGGCCGGCTGGGCCACAAGCGCATCTGCGACATTTGGTACAAAATGCGGCGTTGGACCGGTTTCAGTCCGTCGCGGGCGTCCGGCAGAGCCCGGGCGTAGATAACCGAATAGGCGTACTCCAAGAACGAAGCTTCCATTTCCTGGGTGACGTCGACATCAGTAATGCGTTCGGCAACAACCTGGCTGCCACTACGCGGCATCGGGCCCCCTAGGCGGCTAGTGATTCGACGGGTTTCCAGGCTAACCGCAACGAGCCAATCGAGAGAGAAAACCACGCCGGGCCCGCGGTTCTGCTTTGATACATGTATGAGCGACGTGACGGCCCTAATCCGCCAGGAGCTGGACAAAGTTGGTTACTTCCCGGATCTGGTCGAAGGCATGATCGACCTGGCACTGGCCTGCGAACAGCCAACTAGCTTTCTGGTAGTGCCTGAATCGACGCTGGGGGAGGGCACAATCGGCTGGCATGTGACCTTCCTGGCCATAACGCCAACCCGCCTGGTGGTGGTCCATATTGACGACGCCGACCTGGTAGACGGCAAAACGACGGCGGCTTCGACTTCCACGGCCGCCAAACTCGAGTCCATCAAACAGGTGCGCGTGTCCCAAATGATTGACAACCCGGCCGAATACTCTGGCCCGGACCATGACCGCCTGCTGACGGTGTCAGTTAGTTGGGGTATGGCCACTTCGATCGAGGTGGAACCTGCCGGCTGTGCCGACCCGGGCTGCGAAGCCGACCACGGCTGGCAGGGTACGGCCTCCACAGAGGATGCCGGTTTTACCGTCTCGACCGATGTCAACGGCCCAGAGTTAGTTGTGGCCGCCATGGAGTTCACCCGCCGGCTGATCGACGCCCAGGTAGCGGCCAAATCGTGTCAATAACGCCGCCTGATTGGGTTTGCCCGCCGGCCTACCGCGGTGGCGCCCTGGCCTGCTGCCTGCCAACTGCGGCGGCCGTGGCCGGACTCGATTTGCCGCCCATTGACCAAGACCCGGGCCTGGCGCCGTTGCCCGGCGGTGTCACCCTTTCCGGAGCCAAAGGCGTCGTTGTCATCCTGGTTGACGGCCTAGGGGTGGAAAACTTGGCCGCTCGCCGCGGCCACGCCCCGACTCTTGGCGCTTTGCCGGCGGCCGATTGGGTGACCGGTTTTCCCTCCACCACTGTGACCTCTCTGGCCACATTTGGTACCGGCCGTCCACCCGGTTTGACCGGCCTGGCCGGCTATTCGCTGCGCGACCCGGCCACCGGCCGGCGGGCCCAGCTGATCAACTGGGATACCCCAACCGAGCCAGAGACTTGGCAATGTGAACCGACCTACTTTCAACGGTTGGCCGCCGCCGGGACGCCCACCAACCTGATAGGGGAGGAGCGGTTTGCGGCATCGTCCATGACCCGCTGCTCCCTGCGCGGCGGAGTCTTCTCCGGCGTTGGCCAGGCATCTGATCGTGTCCCTAAAACCGTCGACTTGGCCAAGTCTGGTGCCCGCCTGATCTACCTTTACTGGGGCGAACTAGACAAAGTCGCCCACCAGAAGGGCTGGACTGGCCCGGACTGGTCCAGCGCCTTGGAGTACCTTGACTCGGCTGTCAAAGACTTGCTGAACCAGCTGCCGGCTGGTTGGGAGGTTTGGTTGACGGCAGATCACGGCGTGGTTGACGTCGGTAAGCGGGTCGACTTGGCCACTTTGCCGCATCTCAATGAGGGTGTGGCCGTTGCCGCCGGCGAACCCAGGACCTTGCACCTTTACACCACAGCCGGTACCGATCCTGAGCCGGTGGCCCAGCGATGGATTGACTTCCTGGGGGAGCAGGCCTGGGTCCTGACCCGCCAACAGGCCACCGAAGCTGGACTGTTTGGCCAGGTCAGCCAGCGTGCTCTGCCCTATTTGGGCAATGTTGTGGTAGCTATGGCTGGTTCGATGATCATCGAAGACTCACGTGTCCAAACGGCCTCAGGCTTGGCCATGAAGGCCCACCACGGCTCACTGACAGCGCTGGAGATGCGGGTGCCGCTGCTGCGCGCCAGCTGCTAGGCAGGTTTGACAGGGTCGGTCTAATCCTCAGCTTTGGGCGCGCCGAAGACAATCTCATCCCAGCTGGGCACCGAGGATCGTTTGGCCCGCCCCCCACGGGCCGGTTTGGCTTGGTCTTCTGGGTCGGCTTGGGCTGCGGCCGGGTCCGATGCCGGCGGTTGGGCATTTTCAGCCACTGGGCCTGGTAGTGGCTCGGGCAAATCAGGCGTTCTGTCCTTGAGCGAAATCCGCTCAGTGGTTGAGCCGGGGTCTTGGGGAGCCGCATCGCCAAGGGCGTTTTCCAGGGTGTATGCCGAATAGGCCGGCAAGGTTGCGGGTTCAGCTGGGGCTGGGGTCTGGGCCGGGTCTACCTCGGTCAGCTGGCGCAATTCGAGCACGTCGCCGTCCAAGGCTGAGGGGGTCGGCTCCAGGCCCTGGTCGACCGGTCCGCGCAGTCCGCGCTGGTCCATTAGCTCATCAAGCAGAGATAGCTGGTTGGTGTCGGCCGTGGGCGGTGAGATATCCGGGGCGAATTCATCGAACTCATCGTCCCCAGAGGCGACGGCTGTGAGGTGGCGGCGGGCCGCCGGCAAGGGCGAATCGGGTAGTTCCAGTTCGGTCATCCACTCGGCCGGCTCGTCTAGAGGCGTCAGGGTGCGGCCGGTCAAGTCAACTAACCAGCGGGCCGTGCGCATTTCGCCGTCCAGATCAAAGTCGAGGCGACAGATCCAGCGCCCATCATGGTGGTATGCGTCCCAATCGAGTGAATCGAGTTCAACCCCTTTGGCAGCCAGACGCTCAGCGGTGACCTGCTCAAGGGTTGGCGCGCTTTCCTCCCGGTTGATTTGGATGGCTCTTGACCGCTCGGCGACGTAGGCGCGTTCATCCATCACCGGAGCGGCGTAGCGGGTGACCACCTCGGCCGGGGCGTTGGCCTCTTTGGCCAACTGGGCCGGGTCAGCCCCGGCCCTAACCAGGGCCTGGATGTCCTTGGGTTTGAGATCATCCGGCATTTCCTGGGGTACGGCCTCTGGTAGTGGTGGCCGGCCGGCGGCTCGAACCGCGGCCCTCAATTCGTGGTTCACCTCTACGGCGAATTCGGTGTCATCCGGTCCCACCAGGATCAGGCGGTCGCCCTCCTGGCGGTCATACCGCAACACGTCCATTAGCCATCCTTCCCTAGCATCCTGTCTGAGGCTGCCACAGGCGGCGTTGCACTGGTGTGATCTGGGCCGGTGTGCCGCAACACGCTGCCCGGACAAGCCCGGGGCAGCTGGTTGACCCGAGAGCCATACCTCGCCTGGCTGCCCCATCGACCTGACCTAGTCTAGTAGACTAGAACCATGGCGTCGGTTGTAGTAAATGCCTATGAGGCCAAGACGCGCCTGTCTCAGCTAATCGCTCAAGCTGAACAAGGCGACGATGTGACTATCGCGCGGCGCGGCAAACCCGTCGTGCGGCTGGTGCCGTTGACGGAACCGCCGCAACGTGAGCTTGGCTTTCTTGGCGGCGTGCTGTCTAGCGAATCTGACAACGAGCTGCTGGCCCCTCTTGACGGCGAGGAGCTGTCGCACTGGGATGTCGGAGACACCCTGTGAGGGTTCTGGTCGACACCCACGCCCTGTTGTGGGCGTTGGACAAACCGAGGCGCTTGCCCAAGGCGGTGCGCCAGCTGTTGGAAGCCGGCGGCACCGAGATCCTAGTGTCGGCGGCCACCGCTTGGGAGCTTGGGATCAAACACCACAAAGGCAAATTGCCTGAGGCACAGTCCTTGTTGGCCAATTGGGATCCCTACCTCAATCGCCTTGGCGCGGTGCAGCTGCCGATCACTCACGCCCACGCTCGGTTGGCCGCCGCACTGAACTGGGAGCACAACGACCCATTTGACCGCATGCTGGCGGCCCAGGCGATCACTGAAAGTCTGCCTTTGATCAGCGCCGACCAGGTCTTTGACCAAGCACTGGGCCTGAGACGTTGGTGGGACCGCCTCCCCGACTAGGACCTCGCCGGAAAAGAAGACATCAGCGGGCGAGGGTAGCTCCTTGACCGGCTGAGGCGCAGGTGGCGCTGTTAGAGTTGCGCAGCACCCGGCGCGGGATTGAGCCGGTTAGGTCAGGGCTGTAACAGAGCGTAACTCGGGTAAGCACAACGCCCTCAGCCGTGCTACTCTATGGCCGCTTTCCGTTGACGGGCGCCATCCACCGGCCTTGGTCATCGGTTACTTCGAAGAGAAAGTGGGACAGAACCAGGCAATGGCTACTGACTACGACGCTCCTCGTAAGAACGATGAGGACCTAGCACAAGACTCCTTAGAGGAGCTCAAGGCCAGGCGCGCCGAAAAGTCGGCATCTGTGGTCGATGAGGACGAGGCGGACGCGGCAGAAGGCTTCGAACTGCCCGGCGCCGATCTGTCTGACGAGGAACTATCGGTTCGGGTACTGCCCAAACAAGCCGATGAGTTCATGTGCGGTTCATGCTTCCTGGTTCACCACCGCTCCCAACTGGCCAGCGAATCCAATGGCGTCATGATTTGCACTGAGTGCGATTCCTGAGGCTAGAGTCGAATCCGTGGATGATCGCCTCGAGGTCCTGGTCCAGCGAGTTGACCTGGGCCTGGAGTTGCCGGCCTATCAACACCCGGGCGATGCCGGGCTGGACCTTTGCGCCACTGCGGACCTTGACCTGGGCCCAGGCGAGCGGGCCACCGTCTCGACTGGAATCGCCATTGCCTTACCGCCCGGTTATGTTGGCCTGGTCCACCCGCGCAGCGGCTTGGCCGCGCACCATGGCCTGACGGTTGTCAACGCGCCCGGCACGGTCGATGCCGGCTACCGCGGTGAGATCAAGGTCACCCTGCTCAACACCGACCTAACTGACACCATCAGCCTCAAGCGCGGCCGGCGCATTGCCCAGCTGGTGATACAGCCAGTGGTGACAGCCCGGCTAATCGAGGTAGACGCCTTACCCGGATCGGCCCGCGGCCAAGACGGGTTCGGTTCGACCGGTCAGGAGACCAAGCCATGAGTCCGTTGTTCCGCCGCAAATCCCGTGACGACCAGGAGCCAGAGGCCAGCGACGGGCCTGAGGAGGCGCCTAAGGCCAGCCAGGATGACGCCAACGATCAGTCGCCGGACCTTGGCAGCGACAGCCAAGGTCCATTTGACCTGGCCGAGCAGCCGGAGCTGGGCCTGCGATTGGACCTGGGAGCGATCCGCTTACCGGTCCGCCCAGGGATGAACGTCCGGATGGATGTTGACCGGGCATTGGGCAAACCGGTGGCCGTGGCGGTGACTCACGACGGTTCAACCCTGCGTCTGCAGGCCTTCGCCGCCCCCAAGACCTCCGGTTTGTGGGATAAGGTCCGTGACGAATTGTTGCTTCAGGCAAAACAAAGCGGCGGCCAGGCTGAGGTGGTTGAGGGTGTATTTGGCGCTGAAGTCAAGGCCCAAATGCCGGCCAAGGGGGCCAGCGGCCAGACAACCAAACAGAAAATGCGCTTCATTGGCGCAGACGGCCCGCGCTGGTTCCTGCGCGGCCGGATAACTGGCCAGGCCGCCCAAAAGGACGACCCAGTCCCCTGGTTAGAGGAGGTCTACCGGGGGATCGTGATAGTGCGTGGCACCGAGGCCCGCCCGCCCCGTGACCTGCTGCCGCTGCACCCGCCGGGTGAGGTCCCGGCATCGGACAACCAAAGCCAACCGGCTGAAGGCGCCACCGACCAGATCATGCGTCGCGGGCCAGAAATCACCGAGATTCACTGAGTATGAAGCCGCTTGCCAGCCTGGCACAGGCGCTGCGTCGCATCTTGACGCCGCCAGAGGAGCTCGAGGCTGGAGCCGAGCGGGCGGCGGCCCAGGTGGCTGGCACCACGCCGGTGGCAAACCTGGCCGGCCGCCAACACTTCCGGGTATCTGGTCTGATCCGGTCGGTCGCGACGACCGGTCGGGGCCAACCGCCAGGCTTTGAACTGGACCTATTTGACGGCACCGGTTCGCTGCGGGTGGTTTGGCAGGGCCAGCGGGCCATTTTGGGCCTAGACGCCGGCCGGCACCTGATTGTCGAGGGGTTGGTTTCGATTGAAGGTGGCGGACGGGCGGTCATGCGCAACCCTCACTACCAGCTAGTACCGTCAAAGCGGGCCACGGCATGAACCAACCAACGGGCTGGCGGGCGCTGCTGGCTGAGGAGTTCAACTGGTCTGAGGCCATGGGTGGGCCGCGTGGTATGGCCGAATCGGTTGCGCCAGGGTTGACCTTTGTTATCTGCTTCGTCATTTGGCAGTCCCTGTGGCCGGCCTTGATTCCGGCCGTGGCCTTGGCCTCGGTGCTGGCGGTGGTCAGGCTGATCCAGCGTGGCTCGGTTATGGGCGCCGTCTCGGGTTTGGGCGGCATTGGTGTGGGCGCTATCTGGGCCGCCATCACTGGCCAACCGCAAGATGTCTACGCCTGGGGGCTGTGGGTCAACGGCGCCTACGGGGCCGGCTCACTGTTGACCATAGTGTTTCGTTTCCCTTTGGTGGCGATGGTGGTGGCGGTGCTGACATTCCGGGGAGGTGCCGTCAGGGCCGATGCCGATCTGATGCGTCGGTCATATCAGTCGACTTGGCTTTTGGTGGCCATGTTTGCCGCTCGTTTGGCAGTTCAGTTGCCGCTTTACTTTGGCGCCAAGGTGGCGCTGCTCGGTACGGTCAAGCTGGCCATGGGTTTCCCGCTGTTCGCCTTGGTGCTTTGGCTGTGTTGGCTGATTATGCGCCCGGCCTTGGCCCAGGCCAAAGCCGAGGCCGCAGCCAAAGCAGAAACTACCGCGGCCGAAGCAGCCGCGCCGATCGACGGGGCCCTGGTCGGAGATGAAGCTGGTGACGCTCCATGCGATGACGGCGGCGCGACCGAGCCGGGCGAAACCGACGGAACGGTCGACTAGGCCGAGCCAACAGCTAGTCGTCTCCGGGTTGGCTGAGGGGCTCATCGGGGTGGAGCATGGCCTGGAGTTCTTCGGTTGCCACCGACGTGGCCACGAAAATGAGCTCATCGCCGCCCTCGAAAACCAGGTCAGCCTCAGCCGGCACCGGCCGGGCGTCACGCACAATCGCCGCCAGCACCGCTTCAGGCGGCCACTGCATGTCGCCGGCTCGTTGACCGACAAGGGTTGAGGTTTCCGGCAAGGTCACCTCAACCAGGTCGGTCTCGGATTGGTGGAAAGTGAAGATGCGGACCACGTCACCCACGGCCACGGCCTCTTCAACCAGGGCGGTCATAATCCGCGGGGTGGACACGGCCACGTCAACGCCCCAAACCGAATCGAACATCCACTCGTTTTTGGGGTTGTTGACCCGGCCCACCACCCGGGGCACACCAAACTCGGATTTGGCCAACAAGGCCAAGACCAGGTTGACCTTATCGTCGCCAGTGGCCGCCACCACGACATCGGCCTTGACCAACTCTGCCTTGGTCAGCAGCGACAATTCGGTGGCATCGGCCAAGACCCAGTTGGCCTCAGGCACTTGGCCCAGCTCCATGGCGGCTGGGTCCTTGTCCAAAATGGTGATGTCGTGTCCACGCGAGGCCAGTTCAGCCGCGATCGACCGGCCCACGGAACCGGCTCCGGCAATGATTACCTGCATCACTCCTCCGCTTCAGGTGGGCGGGCCAAGGTGCGTTCGGCCTCAGCCACCTGGTCGGTTGCGGTGGCCAGATAGAGACGGTCACCGGATTGGAAAACCATGTCCGGGCCAGGGGTTTCGGCCCGGCCCAGGCGGCTAATGAAAGCCACCCGGCCGCCGGCCACCCGCTCTAGCTCGGTCAGATTTGAGCCAACCCAATCGGGGTGAACGTCGATCACCGAGATCGAGATTTGGCCGGTGGGGTCTTGATACTCGGTGATGGCCCCAGATGGCAGAACCGACCTGAGGACTTGGTCAGCCGCCCAAGGCACGGCCGCCACCGTGGCAATGCCCAAACGCTCGTAGACCTCGGCCCGGTTGTGGTCGTAGATCCTGGCGACCACGTTTTCCACGCCGAAAGTCTCGCGGACCACCCGGGCGGCCAAGATGTTCGAATTGTCGCCAGAAGAAACCGCGGCGAAGCCAAAGGCTTCGCCTATGCCGGCCTCAGACAGGATGTCCTTGTCAAAACCAAGGCCAGTGATGCGCCGGCCAGAGAAGCCATCTGCCAGGCGCCTAAACGAAGTCGGGTTCTGATCAACTACGGCTACCGAGTGGCCGTGGGCCTCAAGGGCTGAGGCGGAGGCGGCACCGACCCGGCCGCAACCCATGACAACGAAGTGCACAGCCTCGATTCTTCCATCAAATTCAAGAGCTAGGCTGGCAGGGTGAGCGATCTCACGGGCGTGTTGCGTCGGCTTGTGCTGGGGCGCAGCGGACGCGCCTTTGGACCTGGCCCGGTGGGCAGGGCCTCGGTTAGGGTCCGCTGGGCGCTGCCAATGCTGGCGCCTGACGCTCTCAGCGCGGTGGCCTACGCCCCGGATGAGATCCTGATCATGCTGGGTGCAGGTGGCTTGGCCGCCCTGGCGGCAGGGCCCTGGGTGGGCCTTGGCATCGCGGCACTAATGGCAGTGGTAGTCGCCTCTTACCGCCAAACCATCAAGGCCTATCCACGCGGCGGTGACTATCAGGTCGCCCGGGAGAATCTTGGGCCGCTGGCCGGGGTCGCCACCGGTGGGGCCATGATGGTCGACGCACTGTTGACTGTGGCGGTCTCGATCACGGCCGGGGTTGGTTACCTGGTCGCGATTTGGCCGTCGGTCGAACGCTACCGCGTCGAAGTCAGCATTGTCTTGGTGCTGGTGATGACTCTGGTGGCACTGCGCGGCTCGAAGTCGATTGGGCCAGTTGTGATTGGCGCCGTTTACGCTTTCCTCCTGGTCTTGGCTGTGGCTGGCCTAGTCGGTCTGATCCGGTTTTTTGCCGGCGCCTTGGAACCTGTCGCGGTCAGCCAGGCGGCCGCCGAGGCGGCCGTGGCCACCAACGCCGACGCGGCCGATTTGGCCCAGCCACCGGGCGGGGCCGAGGCCGCCTTGACTGGCTTGGCCTGGGCCGGCTTGGTGCTGCGGGCCTTCGCCGCCGGTGCCGTGGCGCTGACCGGTGTCCAAGCCATCTCACAGGCCACCGGGATTTTCCGCGAGCCGAAAGCCCGCAACGCCGCCCGGTCGCTGTCATTTCTTGGCCTGGCCTGTGGCGGCCTGCTTCTAGCGGTGCTAGTGATGGCCAAACACCTTGAACTGCTGGCCACCGCGGAAAAGTCCCCAGTCTTGGCCCAGATCTTTTCCGCCATCTACGCCCCGGTCGGTTTCCTGGCCGCCTTGTCCACGCTGGTGGTGGCGATGCTGCTGGCGGTGGCCGCCTCAACCGCCTTCAGGTGGGTGCCGAACCTCATGTCACTGCTGGCCCACGACGCCTATCTGCCTAAACAGTTCTACCGCCGGGGCGACCGGAGGGTGGCCGCCCACGGCATTTTGACCTTGGGCGTCGGCTCGGCCCTGCTGATCTGGTTATTCGACGCTTCGCTAACCCGCCTAATCCAGCTCTACATCGTGGGCGTTTTCACCTCGTTTACTCTGTCCGGCCTAGGCATGATCCGTCACTGGAACGGCCAGATGCGACTGGTCAAGACCACCCAAGATAGACGCAAGATTGTCTTGTCAAGGTTGGTAAACGGCATCGGCCTGGGGGCCACCTCGATCACGTTAGCGGTCGTGGTGGTGACAAAGTTCACCCACGGCGCCTGGGTTTCGCTGCTGCTACTGGGGTTGGCGGTGGTGCTGATGGGTCGGGTCCACGCCCACTACCAGCGCCTAGAGGAGGAGTTGGCGCCGCCGCGGGATGACCCAAGCGTTAACGCGCTGCCCAGCCGGGTCCACGCCATAGTGCTTGTTTCCGCCGTCTCCAAATCCACCGCCCGGGCCATCGCCTACGCCAGGGCGACCCGGCCGTCCACGCTTGAGGCCCTGACAGTCCGGCTGGACCACGCCCGCCTGGCCAAGTTGCGCCGCGACTGGGACAAGGCTGGCCTGCCGGTGCCGCTGCGGGTGATGGATGCGCCCAGCCAGGAACTGACCCGGCCGGTGATAGAACACATCAAAGAAATCCGGCGGCATTCGCCACGCGACCTGGTTGTGCTTTACATCCCTGAGAAGATCGTGGGCCACTGGTGGGAGAAATGGCTGCACAACCGTTCGGCTGCGCGGCTAGCCACGCGGCTGCGGCGGCTGCCAGGAGTGGTCATCGCCTCGGTGCCGTGGCAGCTCGAGTCGGTCCGCCGGCGCGGCGGCCTTGACTGACGGTCTGGTAGAGCTGACCGCCGGGCCTTGGGCTCATGGCGGTTCATGTGTGGCGCGCCTGGACGGGCAAGTTGTCTTTGTGCGCCTGGCGCTACCGGGCGAGCGGGTGCGGGTGCAGTTGACGGCGCGGCGGGCGAAGTTTCTGCGGGCCGATGTGGTCGAGGTGCTCGAAGCCTCACCTGACCGGGTGGCCCATCCTTGGCCCGAGGCTGTCGCCGGCCAGGTGGGCGGTATGGACATGGGGCATGTCGCACCGGCTGCAGCCCGGGCCGCCAAGGCCGGTGTTGTGCGTGATCAGCTGCGCCACCAGGCCGGTGTGGACTGGCCGGTTGAAGTCGCTGCCGTGGGTGATGGCCTGCCAACAGGCTGGCGTGGGCGGGTTGATTTGTCGGCCGATGACGGTGGCAACCTTGGCATGTTTCGTCCCAAAAGCCGCTCGTTTGTGTCCCTGTCATCACTGCCTATGGCGGTGGCTTCGATTCAGGCCATGGGGCTGTTTGACCGGGTTTTCCCACCAGGCCGGGTGACGGCGGTGGCGCCTTCAGACTCTGAGCCTTTTGTGGTCAGCGGTGGCCAGGTGGCGCCGCGCCGGCGCGAGTTGGTCGAGGTGGGCGGGGCGTGTTTCCGCTATCAGCTCGATGGCCTCGGTTTTTGGCAGCCACATGTGGCGGCGCCGGCTTGCCTGGTCGGGGCCGTGCTTGATGGCGCCGGGGCGGGCGATCTGGCTGGGGCAACCATCTGGGATTTGTACTGCGGCTCTGGGTTGTTCACTGTGCCGCTGGCTGGGGCCGTGGGCCAGGCCGGCCAGGTGGTTGGGGTCGAAGCTGGCCGGCAGGCGGCGTTAGATGCCCGGGCCAATTTGGCCATTT harbors:
- a CDS encoding DUF5998 family protein, which codes for MSDVTALIRQELDKVGYFPDLVEGMIDLALACEQPTSFLVVPESTLGEGTIGWHVTFLAITPTRLVVVHIDDADLVDGKTTAASTSTAAKLESIKQVRVSQMIDNPAEYSGPDHDRLLTVSVSWGMATSIEVEPAGCADPGCEADHGWQGTASTEDAGFTVSTDVNGPELVVAAMEFTRRLIDAQVAAKSCQ
- a CDS encoding alkaline phosphatase family protein — protein: MSITPPDWVCPPAYRGGALACCLPTAAAVAGLDLPPIDQDPGLAPLPGGVTLSGAKGVVVILVDGLGVENLAARRGHAPTLGALPAADWVTGFPSTTVTSLATFGTGRPPGLTGLAGYSLRDPATGRRAQLINWDTPTEPETWQCEPTYFQRLAAAGTPTNLIGEERFAASSMTRCSLRGGVFSGVGQASDRVPKTVDLAKSGARLIYLYWGELDKVAHQKGWTGPDWSSALEYLDSAVKDLLNQLPAGWEVWLTADHGVVDVGKRVDLATLPHLNEGVAVAAGEPRTLHLYTTAGTDPEPVAQRWIDFLGEQAWVLTRQQATEAGLFGQVSQRALPYLGNVVVAMAGSMIIEDSRVQTASGLAMKAHHGSLTALEMRVPLLRASC
- the sepH gene encoding septation protein SepH, yielding MDVLRYDRQEGDRLILVGPDDTEFAVEVNHELRAAVRAAGRPPLPEAVPQEMPDDLKPKDIQALVRAGADPAQLAKEANAPAEVVTRYAAPVMDERAYVAERSRAIQINREESAPTLEQVTAERLAAKGVELDSLDWDAYHHDGRWICRLDFDLDGEMRTARWLVDLTGRTLTPLDEPAEWMTELELPDSPLPAARRHLTAVASGDDEFDEFAPDISPPTADTNQLSLLDELMDQRGLRGPVDQGLEPTPSALDGDVLELRQLTEVDPAQTPAPAEPATLPAYSAYTLENALGDAAPQDPGSTTERISLKDRTPDLPEPLPGPVAENAQPPASDPAAAQADPEDQAKPARGGRAKRSSVPSWDEIVFGAPKAED
- a CDS encoding type II toxin-antitoxin system prevent-host-death family antitoxin yields the protein MASVVVNAYEAKTRLSQLIAQAEQGDDVTIARRGKPVVRLVPLTEPPQRELGFLGGVLSSESDNELLAPLDGEELSHWDVGDTL
- a CDS encoding type II toxin-antitoxin system VapC family toxin, yielding MRVLVDTHALLWALDKPRRLPKAVRQLLEAGGTEILVSAATAWELGIKHHKGKLPEAQSLLANWDPYLNRLGAVQLPITHAHARLAAALNWEHNDPFDRMLAAQAITESLPLISADQVFDQALGLRRWWDRLPD
- a CDS encoding DUF4193 domain-containing protein; amino-acid sequence: MATDYDAPRKNDEDLAQDSLEELKARRAEKSASVVDEDEADAAEGFELPGADLSDEELSVRVLPKQADEFMCGSCFLVHHRSQLASESNGVMICTECDS
- the dut gene encoding dUTP diphosphatase; protein product: MDDRLEVLVQRVDLGLELPAYQHPGDAGLDLCATADLDLGPGERATVSTGIAIALPPGYVGLVHPRSGLAAHHGLTVVNAPGTVDAGYRGEIKVTLLNTDLTDTISLKRGRRIAQLVIQPVVTARLIEVDALPGSARGQDGFGSTGQETKP
- a CDS encoding DUF3710 domain-containing protein, with protein sequence MSPLFRRKSRDDQEPEASDGPEEAPKASQDDANDQSPDLGSDSQGPFDLAEQPELGLRLDLGAIRLPVRPGMNVRMDVDRALGKPVAVAVTHDGSTLRLQAFAAPKTSGLWDKVRDELLLQAKQSGGQAEVVEGVFGAEVKAQMPAKGASGQTTKQKMRFIGADGPRWFLRGRITGQAAQKDDPVPWLEEVYRGIVIVRGTEARPPRDLLPLHPPGEVPASDNQSQPAEGATDQIMRRGPEITEIH
- a CDS encoding DNA-binding protein, encoding MKPLASLAQALRRILTPPEELEAGAERAAAQVAGTTPVANLAGRQHFRVSGLIRSVATTGRGQPPGFELDLFDGTGSLRVVWQGQRAILGLDAGRHLIVEGLVSIEGGGRAVMRNPHYQLVPSKRATA
- a CDS encoding DUF3159 domain-containing protein, with the protein product MNQPTGWRALLAEEFNWSEAMGGPRGMAESVAPGLTFVICFVIWQSLWPALIPAVALASVLAVVRLIQRGSVMGAVSGLGGIGVGAIWAAITGQPQDVYAWGLWVNGAYGAGSLLTIVFRFPLVAMVVAVLTFRGGAVRADADLMRRSYQSTWLLVAMFAARLAVQLPLYFGAKVALLGTVKLAMGFPLFALVLWLCWLIMRPALAQAKAEAAAKAETTAAEAAAPIDGALVGDEAGDAPCDDGGATEPGETDGTVD
- a CDS encoding TrkA family potassium uptake protein produces the protein MQVIIAGAGSVGRSIAAELASRGHDITILDKDPAAMELGQVPEANWVLADATELSLLTKAELVKADVVVAATGDDKVNLVLALLAKSEFGVPRVVGRVNNPKNEWMFDSVWGVDVAVSTPRIMTALVEEAVAVGDVVRIFTFHQSETDLVEVTLPETSTLVGQRAGDMQWPPEAVLAAIVRDARPVPAEADLVFEGGDELIFVATSVATEELQAMLHPDEPLSQPGDD
- a CDS encoding TrkA family potassium uptake protein; amino-acid sequence: MHFVVMGCGRVGAASASALEAHGHSVAVVDQNPTSFRRLADGFSGRRITGLGFDKDILSEAGIGEAFGFAAVSSGDNSNILAARVVRETFGVENVVARIYDHNRAEVYERLGIATVAAVPWAADQVLRSVLPSGAITEYQDPTGQISISVIDVHPDWVGSNLTELERVAGGRVAFISRLGRAETPGPDMVFQSGDRLYLATATDQVAEAERTLARPPEAEE
- a CDS encoding APC family permease, encoding MSDLTGVLRRLVLGRSGRAFGPGPVGRASVRVRWALPMLAPDALSAVAYAPDEILIMLGAGGLAALAAGPWVGLGIAALMAVVVASYRQTIKAYPRGGDYQVARENLGPLAGVATGGAMMVDALLTVAVSITAGVGYLVAIWPSVERYRVEVSIVLVLVMTLVALRGSKSIGPVVIGAVYAFLLVLAVAGLVGLIRFFAGALEPVAVSQAAAEAAVATNADAADLAQPPGGAEAALTGLAWAGLVLRAFAAGAVALTGVQAISQATGIFREPKARNAARSLSFLGLACGGLLLAVLVMAKHLELLATAEKSPVLAQIFSAIYAPVGFLAALSTLVVAMLLAVAASTAFRWVPNLMSLLAHDAYLPKQFYRRGDRRVAAHGILTLGVGSALLIWLFDASLTRLIQLYIVGVFTSFTLSGLGMIRHWNGQMRLVKTTQDRRKIVLSRLVNGIGLGATSITLAVVVVTKFTHGAWVSLLLLGLAVVLMGRVHAHYQRLEEELAPPRDDPSVNALPSRVHAIVLVSAVSKSTARAIAYARATRPSTLEALTVRLDHARLAKLRRDWDKAGLPVPLRVMDAPSQELTRPVIEHIKEIRRHSPRDLVVLYIPEKIVGHWWEKWLHNRSAARLATRLRRLPGVVIASVPWQLESVRRRGGLD
- a CDS encoding TRAM domain-containing protein, which gives rise to MARLDGQVVFVRLALPGERVRVQLTARRAKFLRADVVEVLEASPDRVAHPWPEAVAGQVGGMDMGHVAPAAARAAKAGVVRDQLRHQAGVDWPVEVAAVGDGLPTGWRGRVDLSADDGGNLGMFRPKSRSFVSLSSLPMAVASIQAMGLFDRVFPPGRVTAVAPSDSEPFVVSGGQVAPRRRELVEVGGACFRYQLDGLGFWQPHVAAPACLVGAVLDGAGAGDLAGATIWDLYCGSGLFTVPLAGAVGQAGQVVGVEAGRQAALDARANLAIWGDRVKVIRADVAAALQRDIGARRRRRRSGTGPEPSDLLPRPDLVVLDPPRAGVGAKVVAALVEAAPARVVYVSCEPSTLARDLAGLLAGGYQVADLAGFDLFPGTWHVETVTTLVR